From Bradyrhizobium sp. NDS-1, the proteins below share one genomic window:
- the mnmA gene encoding tRNA 2-thiouridine(34) synthase MnmA — MLNSLDLEGRPEDTRVVVAMSGGVDSSTTAALLKAEGYDVVGITLQLYDHGAATHRKGACCAGQDIHDARDVAAKLGIPHYVLDYEDRFRESVIDNFADSYALGETPVPCIECNRSVKFRDLLKTARELGAQALATGHYVASRRRADGSRALVCAADADRDQSYFLFATTQEQLDFLRFPLGDMTKPETRELARRYGLSVADKHDSQDICFVPTGRYTDIITRLRPNAMDPGDIVDLEGRVLGRHNGIANFTVGQRRGLGIAAHAPLYVVRLEAVNRRVVVGPRDALKMHRISLRDVNWIGEGDIDRAIGGGLELFVRVRSTRSPQPAWLRGGDGHYEVELVAGEEGVSPGQACVFYDAPSGQARVLGGGFIQSAAAKVGPATSRPLAEAVRG, encoded by the coding sequence ATGCTCAACAGTCTGGATCTCGAAGGCCGTCCTGAGGACACCAGGGTCGTTGTCGCCATGTCGGGCGGCGTCGATTCCTCGACGACGGCTGCGCTTCTGAAGGCGGAAGGCTACGACGTCGTCGGCATCACGCTGCAGCTCTACGACCACGGTGCGGCGACCCATCGCAAGGGCGCCTGCTGCGCCGGCCAGGACATCCACGACGCCCGCGACGTCGCGGCCAAGCTCGGCATTCCCCATTACGTGCTTGACTACGAGGACCGCTTTCGCGAATCCGTCATCGACAATTTCGCCGACTCCTATGCCCTCGGTGAAACGCCGGTGCCGTGCATCGAGTGCAACCGCAGCGTAAAATTCCGCGACCTGCTGAAGACCGCGCGCGAGCTCGGCGCACAGGCGCTCGCCACCGGCCATTATGTCGCCTCGCGCCGCCGCGCAGACGGCTCGCGCGCGCTGGTCTGCGCCGCCGATGCCGATCGCGACCAGAGCTACTTCCTGTTCGCGACCACGCAGGAGCAGCTCGACTTCCTGCGCTTCCCGCTCGGCGACATGACCAAGCCGGAGACGCGCGAGCTGGCGCGGCGCTATGGCCTGTCCGTCGCCGACAAGCACGACAGCCAGGACATCTGCTTCGTGCCGACCGGCCGCTACACCGACATCATCACGCGCCTGCGTCCGAACGCGATGGACCCCGGCGACATCGTCGATCTCGAGGGACGCGTGCTCGGCCGGCACAACGGCATCGCCAATTTCACCGTCGGCCAGCGCCGCGGCCTCGGCATCGCAGCTCACGCACCGCTCTACGTGGTGCGGCTGGAGGCAGTTAACCGCCGCGTCGTCGTCGGCCCGCGCGATGCGCTGAAGATGCACCGCATCTCGTTGCGCGACGTCAACTGGATCGGCGAGGGTGACATCGACCGCGCCATCGGCGGGGGCCTCGAGCTGTTCGTGCGCGTGCGCTCGACCCGCAGCCCTCAGCCGGCCTGGCTGCGCGGCGGAGACGGCCATTACGAGGTCGAGCTCGTCGCAGGCGAGGAGGGCGTCTCGCCTGGCCAGGCCTGCGTGTTCTACGACGCGCCCAGCGGGCAGGCGCGCGTGCTCGGCGGCGGTTTCATCCAGAGCGCCGCCGCGAAGGTCGGACCCGCGACCTCGCGCCCGCTCGCCGAAGCCGTGCGCGGCTAA
- a CDS encoding flagellar hook-length control protein FliK, with product MVGRTSDVVASVQVSSAQQKPARSQNAKEPSANDSFGSLVDGNSQAISTNAAAQAQSQAQGSAPRRSDSSSSSRDKGPRDTSSTDQSSQSKANDDTDAAAPTRNDKTSDTATEPAEDADKAEDKVKDKSETSDAKSADASEETKGDKTETADGLAAAAVVDAAATAPTDTAQAAMPDPNAIVVAAPGVPADPSATANQAATASPLAIAAAGIAASASIAAQIAGPKTDTATPGDKSAKTAGAIVDADMSATLADAATGVTEEAATEAKPTGGLIPANPGTPKTSFQAVAAMQGQADVSNIGQDNGKVDAATTPAPGAATANAAAHPQSGKPQADGSATEGKPGAADRNPEAIPAAPAAHAHANAHAAFNTTDTSAQAASAMQAPLTNTTSTASASTATLTATAAAATAVPINGIPVEIAAAIRSGRSRFDISLDPAELGRIDVRINVDRAGNVTSHLTVEKPETLQMLRQDAPQLQRALDDAGLKTGSNGLSFSLRDQNSSGQNSGQNNDNGGNARRLIISEDENVAAAPVGRGYGRMYGPSSGVDIRV from the coding sequence GTGGTCGGTCGTACGTCAGATGTCGTGGCAAGCGTGCAGGTTTCGAGCGCGCAGCAAAAGCCTGCCCGGTCGCAGAACGCCAAGGAGCCGTCCGCGAACGATAGCTTCGGGTCGCTGGTCGACGGCAACAGCCAGGCGATCAGCACCAATGCGGCCGCCCAGGCCCAGTCCCAAGCTCAGGGCAGCGCGCCGCGGCGCAGCGATTCCTCCTCGTCCTCCCGGGACAAGGGCCCGCGCGACACCTCGTCCACGGATCAATCCTCGCAGAGCAAGGCGAACGACGACACCGACGCAGCGGCGCCGACCAGGAACGACAAGACGAGCGATACGGCCACCGAACCGGCCGAGGACGCGGACAAGGCCGAGGATAAGGTCAAGGACAAGTCCGAAACGTCCGACGCCAAATCGGCTGATGCGTCCGAGGAGACCAAGGGCGACAAGACCGAGACCGCCGACGGGCTCGCCGCCGCCGCCGTCGTCGATGCCGCGGCGACCGCGCCGACCGATACGGCGCAGGCCGCCATGCCCGATCCCAACGCGATCGTGGTGGCAGCGCCTGGCGTCCCGGCCGATCCGAGCGCGACGGCAAACCAAGCCGCCACGGCGTCGCCGCTGGCGATTGCCGCAGCCGGCATCGCCGCCAGCGCCTCGATCGCGGCCCAGATCGCGGGCCCCAAGACCGACACCGCAACGCCCGGCGACAAGAGTGCCAAGACCGCCGGCGCCATCGTCGATGCCGACATGTCGGCAACGCTGGCCGATGCCGCAACCGGCGTAACCGAGGAGGCCGCGACCGAGGCCAAGCCGACCGGCGGGCTGATCCCCGCCAATCCCGGCACGCCGAAGACCTCGTTCCAGGCCGTCGCTGCCATGCAAGGACAGGCCGACGTCTCCAATATCGGCCAGGACAACGGCAAGGTGGACGCGGCCACGACGCCAGCGCCGGGGGCTGCGACCGCCAATGCCGCCGCGCATCCGCAAAGCGGCAAGCCGCAGGCGGATGGCAGTGCGACCGAGGGCAAGCCCGGCGCCGCTGACCGCAACCCCGAGGCGATCCCGGCCGCACCGGCCGCCCACGCCCATGCCAATGCGCATGCCGCTTTCAACACCACCGACACAAGCGCGCAGGCCGCCTCCGCCATGCAGGCGCCGCTGACCAACACGACCTCGACCGCCTCCGCATCGACCGCGACGCTGACCGCGACCGCGGCCGCCGCCACGGCGGTGCCGATCAACGGCATTCCGGTCGAGATCGCGGCCGCCATCCGCTCCGGCAGGTCCCGCTTCGACATCAGCCTCGATCCGGCCGAGCTCGGCCGCATCGACGTCCGCATCAACGTCGACCGCGCCGGCAACGTCACTTCGCATCTCACCGTGGAGAAGCCGGAGACGCTGCAGATGCTGCGCCAGGACGCGCCGCAATTGCAGCGCGCGCTCGACGATGCAGGCCTCAAGACCGGCAGCAACGGGCTGTCCTTCAGCCTGCGCGACCAGAATTCATCGGGCCAGAACTCCGGCCAGAACAACGACAATGGCGGCAATGCCCGCCGGCTGATCATCAGCGAGGACGAGAATGTTGCTGCCGCACCCGTCGGGCGCGGCTATGGCCGCATGTACGGGCCGAGCAGCGGCGTCGACATCAGAGTGTAA
- a CDS encoding lysozyme inhibitor LprI family protein, translated as MRSQDTLSYIKQVKGRAMGHPSLSKIEIDRLSDAWTGLKERPLATELVPVRIVTILEVFVRDWVEQIIDQGFPYVERAATLKLDLKFDWTLTSNVRLGTVTLGQLVAHNISTSRLETIKSALDTLISDDLFARISLVVNRWEVEVMGSPPIPIIADNDKLRRDLFRLFEVRHILVHELPKGPIVSSDDVESFLQSAKLFVEATDEFLSELLWGKYPLTQRDMNATAAERNKSALEDLAKVCSEIESEYEEWGSDLWTVQKQWNQFREADAEWQSREAEGGSMQSMLYSMASEAHAKARTKELRDWLNRGRQNR; from the coding sequence ATGAGATCGCAAGACACTCTAAGCTATATAAAACAAGTCAAGGGGCGAGCGATGGGGCACCCCTCGCTAAGCAAGATTGAAATTGACCGCCTGAGCGATGCGTGGACTGGACTCAAAGAGCGCCCTCTCGCCACTGAACTAGTTCCGGTTCGTATTGTTACAATATTGGAGGTCTTTGTTCGCGATTGGGTAGAGCAGATTATCGACCAAGGCTTCCCTTATGTAGAACGCGCCGCAACGCTTAAGCTGGACCTGAAATTTGATTGGACGCTAACAAGCAATGTACGTTTAGGGACCGTGACATTGGGTCAACTTGTTGCCCACAATATCTCAACGAGCCGCCTCGAAACGATCAAGTCGGCATTAGACACTCTCATTTCAGATGACCTCTTTGCTCGGATCTCACTGGTCGTCAATAGATGGGAAGTGGAAGTGATGGGATCTCCTCCGATTCCGATTATCGCGGATAATGACAAACTCAGACGCGACTTGTTTAGACTCTTCGAGGTACGACACATCCTCGTTCACGAGTTGCCGAAAGGGCCTATTGTTTCAAGTGATGATGTTGAAAGTTTCCTTCAATCCGCCAAGCTATTTGTCGAAGCTACAGATGAATTTCTCTCGGAGTTGCTATGGGGAAAGTATCCCCTCACACAGCGCGACATGAATGCAACAGCGGCAGAACGAAATAAATCGGCACTCGAAGATTTAGCAAAAGTCTGCTCCGAGATTGAGAGCGAATACGAAGAGTGGGGCTCAGATTTATGGACGGTGCAGAAGCAATGGAATCAATTCCGCGAGGCGGACGCGGAATGGCAGTCGAGAGAGGCTGAAGGCGGAAGCATGCAATCCATGCTGTATTCCATGGCATCAGAAGCCCACGCTAAGGCTCGCACCAAAGAGCTCAGGGACTGGTTAAATCGAGGTCGACAAAATCGATAG
- a CDS encoding DUF2934 domain-containing protein, with product MQLSEPTEQEITEQEIRECAHRLWEQAGKPEGREDEFWHAAEQELRNADKSNTLRTPDTL from the coding sequence ATGCAATTGTCCGAGCCGACCGAGCAAGAGATCACCGAACAAGAGATCAGAGAGTGCGCGCACCGCCTGTGGGAGCAGGCCGGCAAGCCCGAAGGCCGCGAAGACGAATTCTGGCACGCCGCCGAGCAGGAGCTGCGCAACGCGGACAAGTCGAACACGTTGCGGACGCCGGATACGTTGTGA
- a CDS encoding flagellar hook assembly protein FlgD, producing the protein MTTTGATAPSVVSGTTDLPKSSSSNSLGSTTGSTLAGNFQTFLTLLTTQLQNQNPLDPLDTNQFTQQLVQFAGVEQQLKTNDSLAQLVTLQQTTQATQALGFVGKTALVDGSTATMKNSSATWHLNVPTDSTVDITVANASGQTVFTGKYTAAAGPDIPFTWNGMGNDGTQWPDGKYTISATGKDVANNNVGIAAQVQGVVSSVDLTQSPPLLTIDGASYTLSQVKSIIATSSN; encoded by the coding sequence ATGACCACGACTGGCGCCACCGCCCCTTCCGTCGTCTCCGGGACGACCGACCTCCCGAAATCCTCTTCGTCGAACTCGCTGGGCTCAACCACGGGATCGACGCTCGCCGGCAACTTCCAGACCTTCCTGACGCTGCTGACCACGCAGCTGCAGAACCAGAACCCGCTGGATCCGCTCGACACCAACCAGTTCACCCAGCAGCTGGTGCAGTTCGCCGGCGTCGAGCAGCAGCTCAAGACCAACGATTCGCTGGCCCAGCTCGTCACCCTGCAGCAGACCACGCAGGCGACCCAGGCGCTGGGCTTCGTCGGCAAGACCGCCCTGGTCGACGGCTCGACCGCGACCATGAAGAACTCGTCGGCGACCTGGCATCTCAACGTGCCGACCGACTCGACCGTCGACATCACCGTCGCCAATGCCAGCGGCCAGACCGTGTTCACCGGCAAATACACCGCCGCCGCCGGCCCGGACATTCCCTTCACGTGGAACGGCATGGGCAATGACGGCACGCAATGGCCCGACGGCAAGTACACGATCTCGGCGACAGGCAAGGATGTCGCGAACAACAATGTCGGCATCGCCGCGCAGGTGCAGGGCGTGGTGTCGTCGGTGGACCTGACCCAGTCGCCGCCGCTGCTCACCATCGACGGCGCCAGCTACACGCTGAGCCAGGTGAAGAGCATCATCGCGACCAGCAGCAATTAA
- a CDS encoding DUF1153 domain-containing protein, with product MTEPHRPRVKYVIGPDGSPLTIADLPAPGTKRWVIRRKAEVVAAVRGGLLSLEEACSRYTLTVDEFLSWQFSIDQHGLAGLRTTRIQQYRQ from the coding sequence ATGACAGAACCCCATCGCCCGAGGGTAAAATACGTCATCGGGCCGGACGGTAGTCCGTTGACGATCGCGGATTTGCCTGCACCCGGCACCAAACGCTGGGTCATCCGCCGCAAGGCCGAAGTCGTCGCCGCTGTCCGTGGTGGACTTCTTTCGCTCGAGGAGGCTTGCAGCCGTTACACCCTGACGGTCGACGAATTCCTCTCCTGGCAGTTTTCCATCGACCAGCATGGTCTGGCGGGTCTTCGCACCACCCGTATCCAGCAATATCGCCAGTAA
- the fliG gene encoding flagellar motor switch protein FliG: protein MAAALQNANSNDITSVISTLGQRANTRAKDGKPAEQLSGPKRAAILMLALGEQYGGKIWGLLDDDEVRQLSLEMSTLGTVEVDTVEDMLLEFVSRMSASGALMGNFDATERLLQQYLPPERVNGIMDEIRGPAGRNMWEKLSNVQEEVLANYLKNEYPQTIAVVLSKLKPEHAARVLGIFPEELALDVVNRMLKMEAVQKEVIESVEKTLRTEFMSNLSQTRRRDAHEVMAEIFNNFDRQTETRFITSLEEDNRESAERIKALMFTFDDLVKLDSGSAQTLMRNVDKDKLGVALKSANEDVRNFFFGNMSSRAAKMLQDDMAAMGPVRLRDVDEAQALLVNLAKDLAAKGEIMLTKNRADDELVY, encoded by the coding sequence ATGGCCGCCGCACTGCAAAACGCCAACAGCAACGACATCACCAGCGTGATCTCCACGCTTGGTCAGCGTGCCAATACAAGGGCAAAGGACGGCAAGCCGGCCGAACAATTGTCCGGACCGAAGCGCGCCGCGATCCTGATGCTCGCGCTCGGCGAGCAATATGGCGGCAAGATCTGGGGCCTGCTCGACGACGACGAGGTGCGCCAGCTCTCGCTGGAAATGTCGACGCTCGGCACCGTCGAGGTCGACACCGTCGAGGACATGCTGCTCGAATTCGTCTCGCGCATGTCGGCCTCCGGCGCGCTGATGGGCAATTTCGACGCCACCGAGCGGCTGCTCCAGCAATATCTGCCGCCGGAGCGGGTCAACGGCATCATGGACGAGATCCGCGGCCCTGCCGGCCGCAACATGTGGGAGAAGCTCTCCAACGTGCAGGAAGAGGTCCTCGCGAACTACCTCAAGAACGAGTATCCGCAAACCATCGCGGTGGTGCTGTCGAAGCTGAAGCCGGAACACGCCGCGCGGGTGCTCGGCATCTTCCCCGAGGAGCTCGCACTCGACGTCGTCAACCGCATGCTGAAGATGGAAGCGGTGCAGAAGGAGGTGATCGAGAGCGTGGAGAAGACGCTGCGCACCGAGTTCATGTCCAATCTGTCGCAGACCCGACGCCGCGACGCCCACGAGGTGATGGCCGAAATCTTCAACAATTTCGACCGCCAGACCGAAACCCGCTTCATCACCTCGCTGGAAGAGGACAACCGCGAATCGGCCGAGCGCATCAAGGCGCTGATGTTCACCTTCGACGACCTCGTGAAGCTCGACTCCGGATCGGCCCAGACCCTGATGCGCAACGTCGACAAGGACAAGCTCGGCGTCGCGCTCAAGAGCGCCAACGAGGACGTCCGCAACTTCTTCTTCGGCAACATGTCCTCGCGGGCGGCCAAGATGCTCCAGGACGACATGGCAGCGATGGGCCCGGTCCGCCTGCGCGACGTCGACGAGGCCCAGGCGCTTCTGGTCAACCTGGCCAAGGACCTCGCCGCCAAGGGCGAGATCATGCTGACCAAGAACCGCGCCGACGACGAACTGGTGTATTGA
- a CDS encoding class I SAM-dependent methyltransferase produces the protein MAADISRAGVEKAYGRWAPVYDLVFGKVFDAGRQSTIAEADRIGGRVLDVGVGTGLSLSEYARTTKICGVDISEPMLRKAQARVRSLRLSNVEVLSVMDAKNLAFPENFFDAVVAQYVITAVPDPEGTLDEFVRVLKPGGELILVNHIGAESGPRKLFELAFAPIARRLGWRPEFPWARLEGWAAGHGGVTLAERRPMPPMGHFSLIRYRKS, from the coding sequence ATGGCAGCAGACATCTCGCGGGCCGGGGTTGAGAAGGCCTATGGCCGCTGGGCGCCGGTGTATGATCTCGTGTTCGGCAAGGTGTTCGACGCCGGCCGGCAGTCGACTATCGCCGAGGCCGACCGCATCGGCGGCCGCGTCCTCGACGTCGGCGTCGGCACCGGCCTCTCGCTCTCCGAATACGCGCGCACCACGAAGATCTGCGGCGTCGACATTTCCGAGCCGATGCTGCGCAAGGCGCAGGCGCGCGTGCGCTCGCTTCGCCTCTCGAATGTCGAAGTGCTCTCGGTGATGGACGCGAAGAACCTCGCCTTCCCCGAAAACTTCTTCGACGCGGTGGTGGCGCAATACGTCATCACCGCCGTGCCCGATCCCGAAGGCACGCTCGACGAATTCGTGCGCGTGCTCAAGCCGGGGGGCGAGCTGATCCTCGTCAACCACATCGGGGCCGAGAGCGGCCCGCGAAAACTGTTCGAGCTCGCCTTCGCGCCCATCGCCCGCCGCCTCGGCTGGCGCCCGGAATTCCCGTGGGCCCGCCTCGAGGGCTGGGCGGCCGGGCACGGCGGCGTCACACTCGCCGAGCGCCGCCCGATGCCGCCGATGGGGCACTTTTCGCTGATCCGCTACCGCAAATCGTGA
- a CDS encoding sugar phosphate isomerase/epimerase family protein, translating into MKMIKGPAIFLAQFAGDAAPFNSLDAMCGWAASLGYKGIQIPSWDGRLFDLNKASESQTYADEVKGVAARHGLAITELSTHLQGQLVAVHPAYDAAFDGFAAPEVRGNAKARTEWAVDQVKRAILASRRLGLSAQATFSGALAWPYVYPWPQRPAGLIETAFDELARRWRPILDHADEHGVDVAYEIHPGEDLHDGVTYEMFLERVNNHPRANLLYDPSHFVLQQLNYLDYIDIYHQRIKAFHVKDAEFNPTGRQGVYGGFQSWVDRAGRFRSLGDGQVDFGAIFSKLTQYDYDSWAVLEWECALKHPEQGAAEGAEFIRNHIIRVTEKAFDDFAGSGTDAAANRKMLGIS; encoded by the coding sequence ATGAAGATGATCAAAGGGCCGGCGATATTCCTCGCTCAATTCGCTGGCGATGCGGCGCCGTTCAACTCGCTCGATGCGATGTGCGGATGGGCGGCCTCGCTGGGCTACAAGGGGATTCAGATTCCGAGTTGGGATGGACGGCTCTTCGATCTGAACAAGGCCTCGGAATCCCAGACCTATGCCGACGAGGTGAAGGGCGTTGCGGCGCGGCATGGCCTTGCGATCACCGAGCTTTCGACCCATCTGCAAGGCCAGCTCGTCGCCGTTCACCCGGCCTATGATGCGGCATTCGACGGCTTCGCAGCGCCGGAGGTGCGTGGCAACGCGAAGGCCCGCACCGAATGGGCCGTCGACCAGGTCAAGCGTGCCATCCTGGCGTCCCGGCGGCTCGGGCTCAGTGCCCAGGCGACGTTCTCCGGCGCGCTTGCCTGGCCCTACGTCTATCCTTGGCCGCAGCGTCCCGCCGGCCTGATCGAGACCGCGTTCGACGAACTCGCCAGGCGCTGGCGGCCGATCCTCGACCATGCCGACGAGCACGGTGTCGATGTCGCCTATGAGATCCACCCGGGCGAGGACCTTCACGACGGCGTCACCTACGAGATGTTCCTGGAACGGGTGAACAACCATCCGCGCGCGAACCTGCTCTACGACCCCTCGCACTTCGTGCTGCAACAGCTCAATTATCTCGACTACATCGACATCTACCACCAGCGCATCAAGGCGTTTCACGTCAAGGACGCCGAATTCAATCCGACCGGCCGCCAGGGCGTCTATGGCGGGTTCCAGAGCTGGGTCGACCGCGCCGGCCGCTTCCGCTCCCTCGGCGATGGTCAGGTCGATTTCGGCGCCATTTTCTCCAAGCTCACCCAGTACGACTACGACAGCTGGGCGGTGCTGGAGTGGGAGTGCGCCCTGAAACATCCCGAGCAAGGCGCGGCCGAAGGCGCCGAGTTCATCCGAAACCATATCATCCGGGTGACGGAGAAGGCCTTCGACGATTTCGCCGGCAGCGGCACGGATGCCGCTGCCAACCGCAAGATGCTCGGCATCTCCTGA
- a CDS encoding Gfo/Idh/MocA family protein, which produces MAIEASNETGGHRRIRLGMVGGGQGAFIGAVHRIAARIDDQFELVAGALSSDPIRAKASAKELGIADDRAYGSFEEMARAEAARADGIEVVSIVTPNHMHSPVAKAFLEAGIHVICDKPLTTTLAEAEELVALVRRTGRIFVLTQNYTGYPMVRQARAMVGNGDLGEIRLVKAEYLQDWLTEPLETTGQKQAAWRTDPSRSGAGGCIGDIGTHAYNLACFVSGLELDELLAQLSTFVEGRRLDDDVQILLKWKGGARGMLWASQVAVGHENGLTLRVYGSKGGLEWAQENPNQLWFTPYGKPRQLLARGGAGASGEAGRVTRIPSGHPEGYLEGFATIYAEAARAIRAAAAGEKLHPDVVFPTVEDGLAGVKLIDAAVRSSAGKGVWVRMT; this is translated from the coding sequence ATGGCGATCGAAGCAAGCAATGAAACCGGCGGCCATCGCCGCATCCGTCTCGGCATGGTCGGCGGCGGCCAGGGTGCCTTCATCGGTGCCGTCCACCGCATTGCCGCGCGTATCGACGACCAGTTCGAGCTGGTGGCCGGCGCGCTGTCGTCAGATCCAATTCGCGCCAAGGCCTCCGCAAAGGAGCTCGGCATCGCCGACGACCGTGCCTATGGCTCCTTCGAGGAGATGGCGCGGGCTGAAGCGGCAAGAGCAGACGGCATCGAGGTGGTCTCGATCGTGACACCCAATCACATGCACAGCCCGGTCGCGAAAGCCTTCCTCGAAGCCGGCATCCACGTCATCTGCGACAAACCGCTGACGACGACACTTGCCGAGGCCGAGGAACTGGTGGCGCTGGTCAGGAGGACCGGCAGGATCTTCGTCCTCACGCAGAATTACACCGGCTATCCCATGGTCCGGCAGGCGCGCGCGATGGTCGGGAACGGCGATCTCGGCGAGATCCGTCTCGTCAAGGCCGAGTATCTGCAGGATTGGCTGACCGAGCCATTGGAAACCACCGGCCAGAAGCAGGCGGCGTGGCGCACCGACCCCTCCCGGTCCGGCGCCGGCGGCTGCATCGGCGACATCGGCACCCATGCCTACAATCTGGCCTGCTTCGTCAGCGGGCTCGAGCTCGACGAATTGCTTGCGCAATTGTCGACCTTCGTCGAAGGGCGGCGGCTCGACGATGATGTCCAGATTCTCCTCAAGTGGAAGGGCGGCGCCAGGGGCATGCTGTGGGCGAGCCAGGTTGCCGTCGGCCATGAGAACGGGCTCACGCTGCGCGTCTACGGCAGCAAAGGCGGCCTCGAATGGGCGCAGGAGAATCCGAACCAGCTCTGGTTCACGCCCTACGGCAAGCCCAGGCAGCTCCTGGCCCGCGGCGGGGCCGGTGCATCGGGCGAGGCGGGTCGGGTCACCCGCATCCCATCGGGGCACCCCGAGGGCTACCTCGAAGGTTTCGCGACGATCTATGCCGAGGCGGCGCGTGCCATCCGCGCGGCAGCGGCCGGCGAAAAGCTGCATCCCGACGTCGTCTTCCCGACGGTCGAGGATGGCCTCGCCGGCGTGAAGTTGATCGATGCGGCGGTGAGGTCATCCGCGGGCAAGGGCGTCTGGGTTCGCATGACGTAA
- the fliF gene encoding flagellar basal-body MS-ring/collar protein FliF, whose product MQGLADFLKSIGAARFGAMIAVTAALIGFFAFVIMRVTTPQMTTLFTDLSVEDSSGIIKDLERQGIQFEIRNEGSIIMVPKDKVTRLRMKLAEGGLPKGGSVGYEVFDKSDALGTTSFVQNINHLRALEGELARTIRAIDRIQNARVHLVLPERPLFAREAPEPSASIVVRVRGALEAQQIRAIRHLVASAVNGLKPQRVSIVDEAGQLLADGAANDPEQAIGDERRISFEKRMRKQVEDIVSSVVGSGRARVQLSADFDFNKVTQTSDKYDPEGRVLRSSQTREEQSMTADNNGQVTVNNELPGNQQNNGAAAKDQSKKTEETNNYEISRTTKTEVTEAGRVNRISVAVLVDGIYSKNDKGELAYQDRTKEQLDRISALVRSAIGFDQKRGDQVEVVNLRFADAPSTAPIGEPGGLLGMLQFTKDDVMYFVELGVMMLLGLIVLFLVIRPLVKRILASDEVAAAISGVLTGPAVSEEAAPAAQSLLPSGAASAIDVATIQGQVHAQSVHRVGELAERNPNETVAIVRQWLSESAK is encoded by the coding sequence TTGCAAGGTCTTGCGGACTTTCTGAAGAGTATCGGCGCCGCCCGGTTCGGGGCGATGATCGCGGTCACCGCCGCGCTCATCGGCTTCTTCGCGTTCGTCATCATGCGCGTCACCACGCCGCAGATGACGACGCTGTTCACCGACCTCAGCGTCGAGGATTCCTCCGGCATCATCAAGGACCTGGAACGCCAGGGCATCCAGTTCGAGATCCGCAACGAGGGCTCCATCATCATGGTGCCCAAGGACAAGGTCACGCGCCTGCGGATGAAGCTCGCCGAGGGCGGCCTGCCCAAGGGCGGCAGCGTCGGCTATGAAGTGTTCGACAAGTCGGACGCGCTCGGCACCACCTCTTTCGTCCAGAACATCAACCACCTCCGCGCACTGGAAGGCGAGCTCGCCCGCACCATCCGCGCCATCGACCGCATCCAGAACGCCCGCGTCCATCTGGTGCTGCCCGAGCGCCCGCTGTTCGCGCGCGAGGCGCCGGAGCCGTCGGCCTCGATCGTGGTCCGCGTCCGCGGCGCGCTGGAAGCCCAGCAGATCCGCGCCATCCGCCATCTCGTCGCCTCCGCCGTCAACGGCCTGAAGCCGCAGCGGGTCTCGATCGTCGACGAGGCCGGCCAACTGCTCGCCGACGGCGCAGCGAACGATCCGGAGCAGGCGATCGGCGACGAGCGCCGCATCTCCTTCGAGAAGCGGATGCGCAAGCAGGTCGAGGACATCGTTTCCTCCGTGGTCGGATCGGGCCGCGCCCGCGTGCAGCTCTCCGCCGATTTCGACTTCAACAAGGTGACACAGACCTCGGACAAGTACGATCCCGAAGGCCGGGTGCTGCGCTCGAGCCAGACCCGCGAAGAGCAGAGCATGACCGCCGACAACAACGGCCAGGTCACGGTCAACAACGAGCTGCCCGGCAACCAGCAGAACAACGGCGCCGCGGCCAAGGACCAGAGCAAGAAGACCGAAGAGACCAACAATTACGAGATCTCCCGCACCACCAAGACCGAGGTGACCGAGGCCGGCCGGGTCAACCGCATCTCGGTCGCGGTGCTGGTCGACGGGATCTATTCCAAGAACGACAAGGGCGAGCTGGCCTATCAGGACCGCACCAAGGAGCAGCTCGACCGCATCTCCGCGCTGGTCCGCTCGGCCATCGGCTTCGACCAGAAGCGCGGCGACCAGGTCGAGGTGGTCAATCTGCGCTTTGCCGACGCGCCCTCCACCGCCCCGATCGGCGAGCCTGGCGGCCTGCTCGGCATGCTCCAGTTCACCAAGGACGACGTCATGTACTTCGTCGAGCTCGGCGTGATGATGCTGCTCGGCCTGATCGTGCTGTTCCTGGTGATCCGCCCGCTGGTCAAGCGCATCCTCGCCTCCGACGAGGTCGCCGCCGCCATCTCCGGCGTGCTCACCGGCCCGGCGGTTTCCGAAGAGGCCGCGCCGGCCGCCCAGTCGCTGCTGCCGAGCGGCGCCGCCAGCGCGATCGACGTCGCCACCATTCAGGGCCAGGTCCACGCCCAGTCCGTTCATCGCGTCGGCGAGCTCGCCGAACGCAACCCCAACGAAACCGTCGCCATCGTCCGCCAATGGCTGAGCGAATCCGCAAAGTAA